One segment of Cohaesibacter intestini DNA contains the following:
- the urtA gene encoding urea ABC transporter substrate-binding protein produces MKKLLLATALTTVMSTAAWADIKVGILHSLSGTMAISETTLKDTMLMLIEQQNAKGGLLGEKLVPVVVDPASDWPLFAEKARELLTVEKVDVIFGNWTSVSRKSVLPVIEELNGLLFYPVQYEGEESSKNVFYTGAAPNQQAIPATDYYLEELGVEKFALLGTDYVYPRTTNKILEQYLKDKGIAEEDIFVNYTPFGHSDWSKIVADVVALGADGKKVGVISTINGDANIGFYKELAAAGVSADDIPVVAFSVGEEELAGLDTKNLVGHLAAWNYFQSAESEANAGFIKTWKAKMGEERVTNDPMEAHYIGFNMWVNAVTEAGTTDVDKVREKMYGQKFPNLTGGTAEMLVNHHLSKPVLIGEIQEDGQFDIISQTEEVPGDAWTDFLPESKVLKSDWKDLGCGMYNTETKTCVQLKSNY; encoded by the coding sequence ATGAAAAAACTGCTTCTAGCCACTGCTCTCACCACAGTCATGTCCACCGCAGCGTGGGCCGATATCAAGGTCGGTATCCTTCACTCCCTGTCCGGCACGATGGCCATTTCCGAAACCACCCTGAAAGACACCATGCTGATGCTGATCGAGCAGCAGAATGCCAAAGGGGGGCTGTTGGGCGAAAAGCTGGTGCCGGTCGTTGTTGACCCTGCCTCCGACTGGCCGCTGTTTGCGGAAAAAGCCCGCGAGTTGCTGACCGTTGAAAAAGTCGATGTGATTTTCGGCAACTGGACGTCTGTGTCGCGCAAATCCGTTCTGCCGGTCATCGAAGAATTGAACGGTCTGCTCTTCTACCCGGTTCAGTATGAAGGCGAAGAAAGCTCGAAAAACGTCTTCTACACTGGTGCGGCACCAAACCAGCAGGCCATTCCGGCCACCGATTATTATCTCGAAGAGCTGGGCGTTGAGAAATTTGCTCTGCTGGGCACCGACTATGTCTATCCGCGCACGACCAACAAAATTCTGGAGCAATATCTCAAAGACAAAGGCATTGCTGAAGAGGATATCTTCGTCAACTACACCCCGTTCGGTCATTCCGACTGGTCCAAGATCGTGGCAGACGTTGTCGCCCTTGGCGCTGACGGCAAAAAGGTCGGCGTGATTTCCACCATCAACGGCGACGCCAATATCGGCTTTTACAAAGAACTGGCCGCAGCTGGCGTATCGGCTGACGATATCCCGGTTGTTGCTTTCTCGGTGGGTGAAGAAGAACTGGCGGGCCTCGACACCAAGAACCTCGTGGGCCACCTCGCTGCCTGGAACTATTTCCAGTCTGCCGAGAGCGAAGCCAACGCCGGGTTCATCAAGACCTGGAAAGCCAAAATGGGTGAAGAGCGCGTCACCAACGATCCGATGGAAGCGCACTATATCGGCTTCAACATGTGGGTGAATGCCGTCACCGAAGCGGGCACCACCGATGTCGACAAGGTGCGTGAGAAAATGTATGGCCAGAAATTCCCGAACCTGACGGGCGGCACCGCAGAAATGCTGGTCAACCACCATCTCTCCAAGCCGGTGCTGATCGGCGAGATTCAGGAAGACGGCCAGTTTGACATCATCAGCCAGACCGAAGAAGTGCCGGGCGATGCCTGGACCGACTTCCTGCCTGAATCCAAGGTGCTGAAGTCTGATTGGAAAGATCTCGGTTGCGGCATGTACAACACCGAAACCAAGACCTGCGTCCAGCTGAAATCCAACTACTAA